A genome region from Sphingobacteriaceae bacterium GW460-11-11-14-LB5 includes the following:
- a CDS encoding endonuclease V, which translates to MYDHYSFEDAAAYQIELARQLRFKPLTKIETIAGADISFNKNSTTMYAGIVILTYPEMVLKSFALETYETSFPYKAGFLGFKEVPALLKVWELIVDKPDVVVLDGNGILHPRRMGVASHFGILANQSTIGCAKSLLHGKNHQPENTRYSTAEIKNNSGEMLGFALRTKINCESVYVSAGHLITQDQSLEIIKKSIGNYRIPEPTRLAHNIVNDFRTGKLKAGFHKVSAPLTLF; encoded by the coding sequence ATGTACGACCATTATAGCTTTGAAGATGCAGCGGCTTATCAAATTGAGCTTGCCAGGCAACTAAGATTTAAGCCACTTACTAAAATTGAAACCATTGCCGGTGCAGATATTTCTTTTAATAAAAACAGCACAACCATGTACGCTGGAATTGTAATTTTAACTTATCCAGAAATGGTTTTAAAATCATTCGCATTAGAAACTTACGAAACCAGTTTTCCATATAAAGCAGGGTTCTTAGGCTTTAAAGAAGTTCCGGCATTATTAAAAGTTTGGGAATTGATTGTCGACAAACCCGATGTTGTGGTACTTGATGGTAATGGAATTTTACATCCACGCCGCATGGGTGTGGCTTCGCATTTTGGAATATTAGCCAATCAAAGCACAATTGGCTGTGCTAAAAGTCTTTTGCATGGAAAAAATCATCAGCCAGAAAATACCAGATACAGCACCGCAGAAATTAAAAATAACTCTGGTGAAATGCTTGGCTTCGCGCTGAGAACAAAAATCAACTGCGAATCTGTTTACGTTTCGGCCGGACATTTAATTACGCAAGACCAAAGTCTGGAGATAATTAAAAAATCTATTGGAAATTACCGTATTCCTGAGCCTACACGTCTAGCCCACAATATTGTAAACGATTTCAGGACGGGTAAACTAAAAGCCGGCTTTCACAAAGTATCGGCGCCGTTAACTTTGTTTTAA